From Clostridiales bacterium, one genomic window encodes:
- a CDS encoding alpha-galactosidase encodes MNITENKNIFVINGKRYTYAMYVNDAGYLQHAYYGKKISVSDVHYYINSIGGRLEPKSDDKNYDMAFDTMPTEYGFFAHGDYREPSVIIERKDGAAMSRLKYKSYCITDGAPDIKGMPHARNGGKTLRITLADEFSDTHIVLNYTAFDDCDVLVRNAEIKNIGKDTVILKKAFSCCIELPDDDYKFMRLCGAWAAERTPVVSRIEQGIMKIQSLRGASSHQSNPFGAFLRNGCVEEEGKCYGFQLVYSGSFSITAEKGYNGAVRIQGGINDTNFGWKLGCGDNFVTPQVALCYSDGGLGFLSRNYEDFLREHVISPEYVYKPRPVVINNWEATYFDFDNDKLFEIIDEAVELGVDTFVLDDGWFGKRNDDTSGLGDWRVNDKKLKGGLNTVIDRCKKRGLKFGLWFEPEAISEDSDLYRAHPDWAIGKDGVAPARWRNQLVLDFTRAEVVDYVLDAVSKILCEHDISYVKWDFNRSLSDFYSRMLDNQGEFAHRYILGVYDLAEKLTKAFPNVFFEGCAGGGGRFDAGMLYYFPQIWTSDNTDAYERSKIQWGTSLCYPMSAMSCHVSACPNHQTGRTISLYTRANVASLGAFGYELDPSKLQDDDKCEIKKQIENYKRNESLILKGDTYRLSSPFNGKEFCIMRVSKDKMRALVVYECLRGRRTEHIIKLCGLDEDKVYSVNELGISASGSALMKIGLPLTSLGDYESVMLTLEVALS; translated from the coding sequence ATGAACATAACGGAAAACAAAAATATATTCGTTATCAACGGCAAGCGTTATACTTATGCAATGTATGTAAATGACGCGGGATATTTGCAACATGCCTATTACGGTAAAAAAATTTCCGTGAGCGACGTGCATTATTATATAAATAGTATCGGAGGTAGATTAGAGCCTAAATCGGACGACAAAAATTACGATATGGCATTCGATACAATGCCCACCGAATACGGGTTTTTCGCACACGGCGATTACCGAGAACCGAGCGTTATCATTGAACGGAAAGACGGGGCGGCAATGAGTCGATTGAAATACAAAAGCTACTGTATTACGGACGGTGCGCCCGATATTAAGGGCATGCCGCACGCACGTAACGGCGGCAAAACCTTGCGAATTACGCTTGCGGATGAGTTTTCCGATACGCATATAGTGTTGAATTATACGGCTTTCGACGATTGTGATGTCTTGGTACGGAACGCAGAAATAAAGAATATCGGTAAAGATACCGTAATTCTGAAAAAGGCGTTTTCTTGTTGCATCGAACTTCCCGATGACGATTACAAATTTATGCGTTTGTGCGGAGCATGGGCGGCAGAGCGTACGCCCGTCGTATCGCGTATCGAGCAAGGAATAATGAAAATTCAGTCTTTGCGCGGGGCATCGTCGCATCAATCGAATCCGTTTGGGGCATTTTTACGTAACGGCTGTGTCGAAGAAGAAGGTAAGTGTTACGGGTTTCAGCTTGTTTACAGTGGCTCGTTCTCGATAACCGCCGAAAAGGGGTATAACGGAGCAGTAAGAATACAAGGCGGTATAAACGATACGAATTTCGGATGGAAGCTTGGCTGTGGCGACAATTTCGTTACTCCGCAAGTCGCGCTATGTTATTCGGACGGCGGGCTCGGATTCCTGTCACGAAACTATGAGGATTTTTTGCGCGAACATGTAATATCGCCCGAATATGTTTATAAACCGCGTCCCGTCGTTATCAATAATTGGGAAGCGACGTATTTCGATTTCGACAATGATAAACTATTCGAAATAATAGATGAAGCGGTGGAATTGGGCGTAGATACCTTCGTGCTCGACGACGGATGGTTCGGCAAGCGAAACGACGATACGTCGGGCTTGGGTGACTGGCGTGTAAACGACAAAAAGCTTAAAGGCGGGCTTAATACTGTTATAGACCGTTGCAAAAAGCGCGGGCTTAAATTCGGACTGTGGTTCGAGCCGGAGGCAATAAGCGAGGACAGCGATTTGTACCGCGCTCATCCCGATTGGGCGATAGGAAAAGACGGGGTGGCTCCCGCACGGTGGCGCAATCAACTCGTTTTGGATTTTACGAGAGCGGAAGTTGTGGATTATGTTCTTGATGCCGTAAGTAAAATTTTATGCGAACATGATATATCTTACGTCAAATGGGATTTTAATCGCAGCTTGTCGGATTTTTATTCGCGCATGCTTGACAATCAAGGAGAGTTTGCTCACAGATATATTCTCGGAGTTTACGATTTGGCTGAAAAGTTGACGAAAGCGTTTCCAAATGTGTTTTTTGAGGGCTGTGCGGGTGGCGGTGGACGGTTTGACGCAGGAATGTTATATTACTTTCCGCAGATTTGGACGAGCGATAATACCGATGCTTACGAGCGGTCGAAAATTCAGTGGGGTACGTCATTATGTTATCCTATGTCGGCGATGAGTTGTCATGTATCGGCTTGTCCAAATCACCAAACGGGGCGTACTATATCGCTTTACACTCGCGCGAATGTAGCGTCGCTCGGTGCATTCGGCTATGAACTCGATCCGTCAAAGTTGCAGGACGACGATAAATGCGAGATAAAGAAACAGATTGAAAATTACAAACGCAACGAATCGCTTATTTTGAAAGGCGATACGTATAGACTGTCGTCCCCGTTTAACGGTAAAGAATTTTGCATTATGCGAGTAAGCAAAGATAAAATGCGCGCGCTCGTCGTTTATGAGTGTTTACGCGGCAGACGAACGGAACATATAATAAAGCTTTGCGGTTTGGACGAAGATAAAGTTTATTCGGTAAATGAACTCGGTATT
- a CDS encoding DUF4965 domain-containing protein: MNRLLPAYPIWIIDPMFSVWSRTETLNGGDTSFWTGLDHRAYGFIRFSGKTYCFMGRRDDTDNLKQTSVSITAFDTRYTFECDEFVLNVAFISPRLLTDLKIMSCPVCFTEYEIKPKRNKLPDDFSVAIALDEDFCYNDERADVVGGVLPITGYESAFFTRHRNLVLSNTSDADAPDWGTTYLIGDEAFYITSTALNRYVDDGTLEYMRKNGERSYIVASSKAERGYFTVAFDDLISIFYFGEWLKGYFFKDGGTIVDAIKWAHNNHDDILCKCDDFDKQLKSDCDRIGKDYYVLACAALRQSVGSHKLVQNKKGELLFLSKECNSGGFIGTVDVSYPSVPLYLIYKPELVNAMMTGVYEFARMPVWTYDFAPHDLGLYPWCAGQIYSASKAEDKFGCGQNDLRSFPETAQMLYLRPEGSNSYSDKEQMPVEECGNMLIMTAAAVKAGADIATAEKNFDLLSVWVTYLEKYGLKPESQLCTDDFAGHLANNVNLAIKSLVGIEAFSIICGELGKKALADEYERKAAEFAQQLKTLAGDGVMPLAYGQKDTYSLKYNILFDKLFGFNLIGQDVCEREVDHYIKVGNRFGTPLDTRKDYSKTDWILWCAAITDDKTKCEKLYAPIVKFLAESPSREPFIDWYGTVKGEYIMFRNRSVQGGIFAPLLKDKVLDNR; the protein is encoded by the coding sequence ATGAACAGACTTTTACCCGCATATCCAATATGGATAATCGATCCTATGTTTTCAGTTTGGTCGCGCACCGAAACGCTAAACGGAGGCGATACGTCGTTTTGGACGGGATTGGACCACAGGGCTTACGGCTTCATTCGTTTTAGCGGAAAAACATATTGCTTTATGGGCAGGCGTGACGACACCGATAATTTGAAACAAACGAGCGTGAGTATTACGGCTTTCGACACGCGATATACTTTCGAGTGCGACGAGTTTGTTTTGAATGTCGCTTTTATTTCGCCGCGATTACTCACCGATCTTAAAATAATGTCGTGTCCGGTTTGTTTCACCGAGTACGAAATTAAACCGAAACGCAACAAATTACCCGACGATTTTTCGGTAGCTATTGCGCTCGACGAGGACTTTTGCTATAACGACGAACGAGCCGATGTTGTGGGCGGGGTATTGCCGATAACGGGATACGAATCGGCGTTTTTCACAAGACACCGCAATTTGGTATTATCGAACACGAGCGATGCCGACGCGCCCGATTGGGGTACGACGTACCTTATCGGCGACGAAGCGTTTTATATTACGTCTACCGCGCTCAATCGATATGTGGACGACGGGACTTTGGAATATATGCGCAAAAACGGTGAACGCAGTTATATCGTCGCTTCGAGTAAAGCCGAACGCGGATATTTTACAGTCGCTTTCGACGATCTTATTTCGATATTTTATTTCGGAGAATGGCTCAAGGGATACTTTTTCAAGGACGGCGGCACGATAGTAGATGCTATAAAGTGGGCGCACAATAACCATGACGACATTTTATGTAAATGCGACGACTTTGATAAACAATTAAAATCGGACTGCGATAGAATAGGTAAAGATTACTATGTTCTTGCGTGCGCGGCATTACGTCAAAGCGTAGGCTCGCATAAGCTTGTGCAGAACAAAAAAGGCGAGTTATTGTTCCTTTCCAAGGAGTGCAATTCGGGTGGCTTTATAGGTACGGTGGATGTTAGCTATCCGTCCGTACCGTTGTATCTTATTTACAAGCCGGAGCTCGTTAATGCTATGATGACGGGCGTATACGAATTTGCGCGCATGCCCGTATGGACGTACGATTTTGCTCCGCACGATCTGGGATTGTATCCTTGGTGTGCGGGACAAATTTACAGCGCGAGCAAAGCCGAAGATAAGTTCGGTTGCGGGCAAAACGATCTGCGGTCTTTTCCCGAAACCGCACAGATGCTTTATCTGCGCCCCGAAGGCAGCAATTCGTATTCAGACAAAGAACAAATGCCTGTGGAAGAATGCGGTAATATGCTGATAATGACAGCGGCGGCAGTCAAAGCGGGAGCGGATATAGCAACTGCCGAAAAGAATTTCGATTTATTGAGCGTATGGGTAACATATCTCGAAAAATACGGCTTAAAGCCCGAAAGCCAACTTTGCACCGACGATTTTGCCGGGCATTTGGCTAATAATGTCAATCTTGCAATTAAATCGCTTGTAGGAATAGAAGCTTTTTCGATAATTTGCGGCGAACTTGGAAAGAAAGCGCTCGCCGACGAATATGAACGAAAAGCCGCAGAGTTTGCGCAACAGTTGAAAACGCTCGCGGGCGACGGCGTAATGCCGCTCGCTTACGGGCAGAAAGATACTTATTCGCTTAAATACAATATTCTTTTCGATAAATTATTCGGGTTTAATTTGATAGGACAGGACGTTTGCGAACGCGAAGTCGATCATTATATAAAAGTCGGTAATCGGTTCGGAACGCCGCTCGATACGCGCAAAGACTATTCCAAAACCGATTGGATACTATGGTGCGCGGCTATCACCGACGATAAAACAAAATGCGAGAAATTGTATGCGCCGATAGTTAAATTTTTAGCGGAAAGTCCGTCGCGCGAGCCGTTTATCGATTGGTACGGTACCGTAAAAGGCGAATATATTATGTTTAGAAATAGATCGGTACAAGGCGGTATATTCGCGCCCTTGTTGAAAGATAAGGTGTTAGACAATAGGTGA
- a CDS encoding beta-N-acetylhexosaminidase: MDFDISDLPAKFISGLQELHDSYKFSTNGTIKLTAVRGETSILHNADGFCISYSRECEFYREFVKLVCGETQCREHCVFEDMAVMVDCSRNAVINTDSVKKLIRLCSCMGYGTLMLYTEDTYAIDKEPFFGYMRGRYAKAELKELDAYGKIFGVELVPCVQTLAHLNGIIRWDRFKPIIDCNDILLAGDERTYELIDEMFNSLTECFTSRRVHIGMDEAHMVGLGKYLDAHGYENRYDILLRHLRRVLEIAQKHGFSCIMWSDMFFRLANGGKYEPMDAATKYVCDKIPECLTLMYWDYYRNDVEYYDKMFAAHKELCKNVSFACGAWRWNGFTPSVTMSANRNKLAFDECIKHEIDSVTVTMWGDDGGECSTFSLLPTLVASAEYAYGNRDCKKAFKRITGVEFDDFSVTELAERVTDNAGKFYGGNVTKVFLYNDLLCGLYDYAAKPEYKQKFADAAKRNRAAARRAKKYGYIFRTVAALCELVGSKYDFGMRARSAYARKDMAELKALADEIPTLVRLLDKFYKAFGEQWNIENKPFGFEIQDLRIGGLKQRMLHCRDILCDYTVGKTNEIAELETEILPTKELCDDAELRTNCRWQDIITVNRI, from the coding sequence ATGGATTTCGATATAAGTGATTTGCCCGCAAAATTTATCAGCGGACTACAAGAATTACACGACAGCTATAAGTTTTCGACAAACGGCACGATTAAGCTTACCGCCGTGCGTGGCGAAACAAGTATATTACATAACGCGGACGGCTTTTGTATTTCATATTCGCGCGAATGTGAGTTTTATCGTGAATTCGTAAAACTTGTGTGCGGCGAAACGCAGTGCCGAGAGCATTGCGTATTTGAAGACATGGCGGTAATGGTCGATTGTTCGCGTAATGCCGTAATCAATACCGACTCTGTAAAAAAACTCATACGATTATGTTCTTGTATGGGCTATGGCACGCTTATGCTGTATACCGAAGATACTTACGCTATAGACAAAGAGCCGTTTTTCGGTTACATGCGTGGACGGTATGCCAAAGCCGAACTGAAAGAGCTGGACGCATACGGAAAAATTTTCGGTGTAGAGCTTGTGCCGTGCGTTCAGACTTTGGCACACTTAAACGGCATTATACGGTGGGATAGATTCAAACCTATAATAGACTGTAACGACATTTTGCTCGCGGGCGACGAAAGAACGTACGAGCTTATAGACGAAATGTTCAATTCGCTTACCGAATGTTTTACGTCGCGACGTGTGCATATCGGTATGGACGAAGCGCACATGGTCGGGCTCGGCAAATATCTCGACGCGCACGGTTACGAAAATCGATACGATATACTGTTACGGCATTTGCGTCGCGTACTTGAAATCGCACAAAAGCACGGATTCTCTTGTATAATGTGGTCGGATATGTTTTTTCGTCTTGCAAACGGCGGTAAATACGAGCCGATGGACGCCGCAACAAAATACGTTTGCGACAAAATCCCTGAATGTTTGACGCTTATGTATTGGGATTACTACCGCAACGACGTGGAGTATTACGACAAAATGTTTGCCGCGCATAAAGAGCTTTGTAAAAACGTATCGTTTGCTTGCGGAGCGTGGCGATGGAACGGCTTTACACCGTCGGTTACTATGTCGGCAAACCGCAATAAGCTCGCATTCGATGAATGTATCAAGCACGAAATAGACAGTGTTACCGTTACCATGTGGGGCGACGACGGCGGCGAGTGTTCGACCTTTTCGTTATTGCCGACGCTTGTTGCGAGCGCCGAGTATGCCTACGGCAATCGGGATTGCAAAAAAGCGTTTAAGCGGATCACCGGCGTCGAATTCGACGATTTTTCGGTTACGGAGCTTGCCGAACGAGTGACGGATAACGCGGGTAAGTTTTACGGCGGCAACGTCACCAAAGTGTTTTTATATAACGACTTGCTGTGTGGGCTGTACGATTATGCTGCAAAGCCCGAGTACAAACAAAAGTTTGCGGACGCGGCGAAAAGAAACCGTGCGGCGGCAAGACGCGCAAAAAAGTATGGGTATATATTCCGCACGGTCGCCGCACTTTGCGAGCTTGTAGGCAGTAAATACGATTTCGGTATGCGTGCTCGGTCTGCTTATGCCCGAAAAGATATGGCAGAGCTTAAAGCGCTTGCGGACGAAATACCGACGCTCGTGCGCCTTCTCGATAAGTTCTATAAAGCGTTCGGAGAGCAGTGGAATATCGAGAACAAGCCGTTCGGCTTCGAGATTCAAGACCTTAGGATAGGCGGTCTTAAACAAAGAATGTTGCATTGCAGAGACATACTTTGCGATTATACAGTCGGTAAAACGAACGAAATAGCCGAGCTCGAGACGGAAATACTGCCCACGAAAGAACTGTGCGACGACGCAGAACTTCGTACGAATTGTAGGTGGCAGGATATAATAACGGTAAACAGGATTTAG
- a CDS encoding ABC transporter ATP-binding protein, which translates to MENTIGQNNAFLSLKHLVKVYPNGEKAVYDFNLDIEKNEFIVIVGPSGCGKSTTLRMIAGLEDISDGDIYLGDELLNYKPSNERKMAIVFQSYALYPQMTVYNNIAFPLTINKYPMPVVNAVLKANAEIESVLTKVAFNKFIGVLFNVFNSKGKHSEKEEQVATIFDITLEAAKILCKVFETFHEFSLEQLVNKEQEITEAIRADLKSLVEAESAKVQGRDAKYDEDFNELDENGNIKIEQRKYTPYEIKTRVYDTAEKLDLVPYLDKLPKELSGGQMQRVALGRAIIKNVPIFMMDEPLSNLDAKLRLTMRSEIVKLHNSIGATTIYVTHDQTEAMTMASRIVVMSRGFVQQIGSPEDVYNNPCNIFVAKFIGSPTMNVFSVRFDRQSKTLSNGDLVIHVEDEFIKRHDTMYEQAIEKYRALNDNFDEKAKEHILKTLSVTGEYAERQKHKQEKSSFIKKIKALFAKCKKNKETVDPYKFEREVCAQKLDELIKCANNNHELTIGIRPERIKLERKVKGKKYKNCIFVKPTVCELLGGEYNVHFTFCGKNMVGQLDAKEKITTNDEIAVNFSFDDIYVFDPITGDVI; encoded by the coding sequence ATGGAAAACACAATCGGACAAAACAATGCTTTTTTATCGCTTAAACACTTGGTAAAAGTTTATCCCAATGGCGAAAAAGCTGTGTACGATTTTAATCTCGATATAGAGAAAAACGAATTTATAGTCATTGTCGGACCGTCCGGTTGCGGCAAATCTACTACGCTTCGCATGATTGCGGGACTCGAAGATATTTCGGATGGCGATATATATCTCGGCGACGAGCTTTTGAATTATAAGCCGTCAAACGAGCGCAAAATGGCTATTGTTTTCCAAAGCTATGCCCTGTATCCGCAAATGACAGTGTACAACAATATAGCGTTCCCGCTTACTATAAACAAATACCCGATGCCCGTCGTTAACGCCGTTCTCAAAGCTAATGCGGAAATAGAGAGTGTTTTAACGAAAGTGGCGTTCAATAAGTTTATCGGCGTGCTGTTTAATGTGTTCAATTCAAAGGGCAAGCATTCCGAAAAGGAAGAACAAGTCGCTACGATTTTCGATATAACGCTCGAAGCGGCGAAAATTTTGTGTAAGGTGTTTGAGACTTTCCATGAATTTTCGCTTGAACAACTCGTTAACAAAGAGCAAGAGATAACGGAGGCTATTCGTGCGGATCTGAAATCGCTCGTCGAAGCCGAAAGCGCAAAAGTGCAAGGGCGCGACGCCAAGTACGATGAGGACTTCAACGAACTCGACGAAAACGGAAACATTAAAATCGAGCAAAGAAAATATACTCCGTACGAGATAAAGACACGTGTGTATGACACCGCCGAAAAGCTCGATCTCGTACCGTATCTCGATAAGCTACCCAAAGAACTTTCGGGTGGTCAAATGCAGCGCGTCGCGCTCGGCAGAGCTATAATAAAAAATGTTCCCATATTCATGATGGATGAGCCTTTATCCAACTTGGATGCAAAGCTTCGCCTTACCATGCGTTCGGAAATAGTCAAATTGCACAACAGCATAGGCGCGACGACGATATATGTTACGCACGATCAAACGGAAGCGATGACTATGGCGAGCCGTATAGTGGTGATGTCGCGCGGATTCGTGCAGCAGATAGGTTCGCCGGAAGACGTTTATAACAATCCGTGCAATATTTTTGTCGCGAAGTTTATCGGTTCGCCGACTATGAATGTGTTCAGCGTTCGATTTGACAGACAAAGCAAAACGCTATCGAACGGAGATCTTGTGATCCACGTAGAAGACGAGTTTATCAAGCGTCACGACACAATGTATGAGCAAGCGATAGAAAAATACAGAGCGCTCAACGATAATTTCGACGAAAAAGCAAAAGAGCATATTCTTAAAACTTTATCTGTAACGGGCGAATATGCGGAGCGACAAAAACACAAACAAGAGAAATCGAGCTTTATCAAAAAAATCAAAGCATTGTTTGCAAAGTGCAAAAAGAATAAAGAAACTGTCGATCCGTATAAGTTCGAGCGCGAAGTATGTGCTCAAAAGCTCGACGAGCTGATTAAGTGCGCAAACAACAATCATGAATTGACGATAGGCATTCGCCCCGAGCGCATTAAGCTCGAAAGAAAAGTCAAGGGCAAAAAGTATAAGAATTGTATTTTCGTCAAGCCGACCGTTTGTGAGCTGTTGGGCGGCGAATATAATGTGCATTTTACGTTCTGCGGTAAAAATATGGTAGGGCAGTTGGATGCAAAAGAAAAGATAACGACAAACGACGAAATAGCCGTAAATTTCTCGTTCGACGATATTTATGTATTCGATCCTATTACGGGTGACGTGATATAA